The following are from one region of the Actinopolyspora halophila DSM 43834 genome:
- a CDS encoding ABC transporter permease, whose product MSSDTTTSPPQAETRSTRQRISALLAENGALVGLLVICLAMFIATPEFLTARNLLNIGNQAAVVAILAFGVTLVIVAAGIDLSVGSVAALSAIGSGWIAAAGLPGVLGLVGGPVLGMLAGLVSGLAVAYGRLPSFIATLAMLSIARGLTLVISGGRPILMPPEINWLGAEIGPVPVPILVMLVMFAITAFVLNRTVFGRSLYAIGGNHEAARLSGLPVKRITARAYALSGLFAGIAGLVLAARLESAQPQAADTYELDAIAAVVIGGASLAGGRGKATGTLVGALVLAVIRNGLNLLNVSAFWQQVVIGLVIALAVGADVLRRRIS is encoded by the coding sequence ATGTCCAGTGACACCACCACCAGCCCCCCGCAGGCGGAGACGCGATCCACCAGGCAGCGGATCAGCGCCCTGCTCGCGGAGAACGGAGCTCTGGTCGGCCTACTGGTCATCTGCCTCGCGATGTTCATCGCCACTCCCGAGTTCCTCACGGCCCGCAACCTGCTCAACATCGGTAATCAGGCAGCAGTGGTGGCCATCCTCGCTTTCGGCGTAACCCTCGTCATCGTCGCCGCCGGGATCGATCTCTCAGTGGGCAGCGTCGCCGCGTTGTCGGCCATCGGGTCGGGGTGGATAGCCGCCGCGGGCCTGCCCGGCGTTCTCGGGCTCGTCGGAGGTCCCGTCCTCGGGATGCTCGCCGGGCTGGTCAGCGGCCTTGCCGTCGCCTACGGCAGACTGCCCAGCTTCATCGCGACACTGGCGATGCTGTCCATCGCGCGCGGCCTGACGCTGGTGATCTCGGGCGGGCGCCCGATACTGATGCCGCCGGAGATCAACTGGCTGGGCGCCGAGATCGGACCGGTCCCCGTTCCGATCCTGGTGATGCTCGTGATGTTCGCGATCACCGCCTTCGTGCTCAACCGCACCGTGTTCGGTCGCTCGCTGTACGCCATCGGCGGCAACCACGAAGCCGCGCGGCTGTCCGGACTGCCGGTGAAGCGGATCACCGCACGTGCTTATGCGCTCAGCGGGCTCTTCGCGGGAATCGCGGGCCTCGTCCTCGCCGCGCGCTTGGAATCCGCCCAGCCACAGGCCGCCGACACCTACGAGCTCGACGCCATCGCGGCCGTGGTCATCGGAGGCGCGAGCCTCGCCGGTGGCCGGGGAAAGGCCACGGGGACCCTGGTCGGAGCGCTCGTGCTCGCCGTCATACGCAACGGCCTCAACCTGCTCAACGTCTCCGCGTTCTGGCAGCAGGTCGTGATCGGACTCGTCATCGCTCTCGCCGTTGGCGCCGATGTATTGCGCCGCAGGATTTCCTGA
- a CDS encoding substrate-binding domain-containing protein, giving the protein MVVALIACLTVGMTAACNRGGGNEGTKIVFAVSTLNNPYFISLRDGARAAAQQAGVTIEVVDAQNDATTQQNQLANAVTQGADAVLINPVDSKAAAAAVRPALDADIPVVAVDRSVQDEQVTSTVRSDNVAGGKKAATALADSIDEMGEVIALQGVPGTSASRQRGEGFGQGIASYSDIDVAAKQPANFSRTKALNVTTNLLQSNPDVAGIFAENDEMALGAVQALSDRANQEIEVVGFDGTEEGLKAVANGEMAATIAQQPAELGRTAVGLAEKAVAGEKVPEQRSVEVKTVTKQNVEKFRQ; this is encoded by the coding sequence ATGGTGGTCGCCCTCATCGCTTGCCTTACGGTCGGTATGACGGCGGCCTGCAATCGCGGGGGCGGCAACGAGGGCACGAAGATCGTGTTCGCGGTGTCCACACTCAACAACCCGTACTTCATCTCGCTGCGCGACGGGGCCCGAGCCGCGGCGCAGCAGGCGGGCGTCACGATCGAGGTCGTCGACGCCCAGAACGATGCGACGACACAGCAGAACCAGCTCGCCAACGCGGTCACACAAGGCGCCGACGCCGTGCTGATCAACCCGGTCGACTCGAAGGCCGCCGCTGCCGCGGTTCGACCGGCACTCGACGCCGACATCCCCGTTGTCGCGGTGGACCGCTCGGTTCAGGACGAGCAAGTCACCTCCACCGTGCGCAGTGACAACGTCGCGGGCGGCAAGAAGGCGGCGACCGCGCTGGCCGACTCGATCGACGAGATGGGCGAGGTCATCGCCCTGCAGGGCGTACCGGGAACATCGGCGAGCCGCCAGCGCGGTGAAGGGTTCGGCCAGGGCATCGCGTCCTACTCGGACATCGACGTCGCTGCGAAGCAGCCCGCGAACTTCAGCAGGACCAAGGCCTTGAACGTCACCACGAACCTGCTGCAGAGCAACCCCGATGTCGCGGGGATCTTCGCCGAGAACGACGAGATGGCTCTCGGTGCCGTCCAGGCACTCAGTGATCGCGCGAATCAGGAAATCGAAGTGGTCGGCTTCGACGGCACCGAAGAGGGGCTGAAGGCGGTCGCCAACGGCGAGATGGCAGCCACGATCGCCCAACAACCGGCCGAGCTCGGCAGGACCGCGGTTGGCCTCGCCGAGAAGGCCGTCGCGGGCGAGAAGGTACCCGAGCAACGGTCGGTCGAGGTCAAGACGGTAACGAAGCAGAACGTGGAGAAGTTCCGCCAGTGA
- a CDS encoding ribokinase: MSPRITVIGSVNVDLFAQVPHHPRPGETILGDSGQRTPGGKGANQALAARFQGAAVTFVGAVGSDSDAAIATERLRTAGVDLEELKVTAETPTGLAAITVSADGENTIVVLPGANASVTPEDVRSAVARAGEHPIVLLQGELPRETTEAAIRRADDDGHRVVLNLAPWGEIAPDVLRTVDPLVLNEHEAAAVATALELEIPEAPTELATALASSGIRSVVLTLGPHGAVVADRSGARAVPAPSVSAVDTTGAGDAFIGGLVSRLAAGESLLTAASHAVRVGAYSVRHPGAQPSYPTTEDELP; encoded by the coding sequence GTGAGCCCACGTATCACGGTGATCGGGTCGGTCAACGTCGACCTGTTCGCACAAGTCCCGCACCACCCGCGTCCCGGTGAGACGATCCTCGGCGACAGTGGGCAGCGCACCCCGGGCGGCAAGGGCGCCAATCAGGCCCTCGCCGCCCGGTTCCAGGGGGCAGCGGTCACCTTCGTGGGTGCTGTCGGTTCGGACAGCGACGCTGCCATCGCGACCGAGCGGCTGCGGACCGCGGGAGTCGACCTGGAAGAACTGAAGGTGACCGCGGAAACCCCCACGGGGCTCGCGGCCATCACCGTCTCCGCCGACGGCGAGAACACCATCGTCGTGCTCCCCGGCGCCAATGCTTCCGTGACGCCCGAGGACGTACGCTCCGCCGTGGCACGAGCTGGCGAACATCCCATCGTGCTCCTGCAGGGCGAACTTCCGCGGGAAACCACGGAAGCCGCGATCCGGCGAGCCGACGACGATGGCCACCGCGTCGTGCTCAACCTCGCTCCATGGGGTGAGATCGCCCCCGACGTGCTGCGAACGGTCGACCCGCTGGTGCTCAACGAGCACGAGGCAGCGGCGGTCGCCACCGCTCTGGAGCTCGAGATTCCCGAGGCGCCCACGGAGCTGGCCACCGCCCTGGCTTCCTCCGGGATCCGATCGGTCGTGCTCACGCTCGGCCCGCACGGTGCCGTGGTGGCCGACAGGTCAGGAGCACGTGCCGTACCGGCGCCGTCGGTGAGTGCGGTGGACACCACCGGTGCTGGTGACGCCTTCATCGGCGGGCTGGTATCCCGTCTGGCCGCGGGCGAGAGCCTGCTCACGGCCGCCTCACATGCCGTCCGGGTAGGTGCGTACTCGGTACGGCACCCGGGCGCGCAACCATCGTATCCGACCACTGAGGACGAGCTCCCGTGA
- the rbsD gene encoding D-ribose pyranase, with protein MKRTGILNAELAAHCAALGHTDRVAVVDCGLPIQADVPTVDLALVHGTPTFEATLAALLDELVVEAHTYAAESESETRQQLLSAEAGRLGPGRSVPHQDLKSLVGECAFAVRTGEATPYANVVLHCGVAFGR; from the coding sequence GTGAAACGAACCGGAATCCTCAACGCCGAGCTCGCGGCTCACTGCGCGGCTCTCGGCCACACCGACCGCGTGGCCGTGGTGGACTGCGGCTTGCCCATCCAAGCCGACGTGCCGACCGTTGACCTCGCTCTTGTCCACGGCACACCGACGTTCGAGGCGACGCTGGCCGCGTTGCTGGACGAGCTGGTCGTCGAGGCGCACACCTACGCCGCGGAGTCCGAGAGCGAGACCCGCCAGCAGCTGTTGTCCGCCGAGGCCGGGCGACTGGGACCGGGCCGGAGCGTGCCGCACCAGGACCTCAAGTCCCTGGTCGGCGAGTGCGCGTTCGCTGTTCGAACGGGCGAGGCCACGCCTTACGCGAACGTGGTGTTGCACTGCGGTGTGGCCTTCGGCCGGTGA
- a CDS encoding MFS transporter, producing the protein MTASESGGLTNTANGARDRAAGTSGGRWLLLLLLTTVLTQTALNLVRPLISYRVIALGGDGLSVGLVTAAFAVLPVLVAVPLGRMADRTRRGWIILAAGVLLLTGGATSLATTTSVFAVAASNTVLGLGHLVFMLAAQGAVAALSPAHSLDRNFGWFTAAASAGQLAGPALSGLLLGGSDDRHLAQATTEAFWVAAGAALLALLPALLSGIRNGGNSRAESARKPSTAMLLRMPGVPSGLFVSLALLAGLDLITAYLPLIAEGRGIAPAVVGLLLSLRAGASIASRLLLDRLLRFVGRTALVTASCSVAAAGMLVVSLPATGVLGMAAGLLVGGFFLGLGQPLTMTHVVTSVPETARSTALALRLMSNRVGQVALPFAAGIIAGPVGAAGAMWVGAGILATAGVVPQARKLRAGRSERDTPGDNSQL; encoded by the coding sequence GTGACCGCTTCGGAGTCCGGAGGCCTGACGAACACCGCGAACGGCGCGCGAGACCGCGCCGCAGGCACGAGCGGCGGCAGATGGCTCCTGCTGCTCCTGCTGACCACGGTGCTGACCCAGACCGCCCTGAACCTCGTCCGCCCCCTGATCTCCTACCGGGTGATCGCGCTGGGTGGCGACGGGCTCTCGGTCGGTCTGGTCACGGCCGCCTTCGCCGTGCTTCCGGTGCTCGTCGCCGTCCCCCTGGGGCGGATGGCCGACCGCACCCGCCGCGGCTGGATCATCCTGGCCGCGGGCGTGCTGCTGCTCACGGGTGGAGCGACGTCCCTGGCCACGACCACCTCGGTGTTCGCCGTTGCCGCGTCCAACACGGTGCTCGGGCTGGGTCACCTGGTGTTCATGCTCGCCGCCCAGGGGGCCGTGGCCGCGCTCTCCCCGGCACACAGCCTGGACCGCAACTTCGGATGGTTCACCGCGGCCGCCTCCGCCGGACAACTCGCAGGCCCGGCGTTGTCGGGCCTGCTGCTCGGCGGCAGCGATGATCGGCACCTGGCACAGGCCACCACGGAGGCGTTCTGGGTGGCCGCGGGCGCGGCGCTGCTGGCACTGCTGCCCGCGCTGCTGTCCGGAATCCGCAACGGAGGGAACTCGCGCGCGGAGTCCGCCCGAAAGCCCTCGACAGCGATGCTGCTGCGCATGCCCGGTGTGCCGTCCGGCCTCTTCGTCAGCCTCGCCCTGCTCGCCGGTCTGGACCTGATCACCGCGTATCTTCCGCTGATCGCCGAAGGCAGGGGAATCGCCCCCGCCGTGGTCGGGCTGCTGCTGTCGCTGCGCGCGGGTGCTTCCATCGCTTCCCGCCTGCTTCTCGACCGCCTGCTGCGGTTCGTGGGGCGCACCGCCCTGGTGACCGCGAGCTGCTCGGTGGCCGCCGCCGGAATGCTGGTCGTGTCACTGCCCGCCACCGGTGTCCTCGGCATGGCCGCGGGGCTGCTCGTGGGTGGTTTCTTCCTCGGGCTGGGACAGCCGCTGACCATGACCCACGTGGTCACGTCCGTGCCCGAAACGGCCCGCAGCACCGCCCTGGCGCTGCGCCTGATGAGCAACCGCGTGGGACAGGTGGCCCTGCCGTTCGCGGCGGGGATCATCGCGGGACCGGTGGGAGCCGCCGGTGCCATGTGGGTGGGAGCGGGCATCCTGGCCACGGCCGGGGTGGTCCCGCAAGCCCGGAAACTCCGGGCCGGCCGGAGCGAGCGGGACACCCCTGGGGACAACTCCCAGTTATAG
- a CDS encoding class I SAM-dependent methyltransferase, producing MSREFDRAYWEEQHSGHTAARTDDPNPHLVGELDRLAPGTALDAGCGHGAEARWLAARGWRVTAVDIATAALRRARDRAEPLGAEITDRITWLQADLTDWIPTERGYDLVISHYVHPAGSREVLFRRLAAAVAPGGTLLVVGHHPSDSHSAARASGPQVHFTAEEIAADLDPQRWEIVVAETRTRSVAEHADHAEHAGNHGHDAHADHEGRGAVLRDTVLRARKRA from the coding sequence GTGTCCCGAGAATTCGACAGGGCGTACTGGGAAGAGCAACACAGTGGTCACACCGCGGCCCGCACCGATGATCCCAATCCGCATCTCGTGGGCGAGCTCGACCGGCTCGCCCCCGGCACGGCGCTGGACGCGGGCTGCGGGCACGGCGCCGAGGCCCGCTGGCTGGCCGCGCGTGGGTGGCGGGTGACGGCGGTGGACATCGCCACGGCGGCGCTGCGCCGGGCGCGTGACCGCGCCGAGCCGCTCGGCGCGGAGATCACCGATCGGATCACCTGGTTGCAGGCCGATCTGACCGACTGGATCCCCACCGAGCGGGGCTACGACCTGGTCATCAGCCACTACGTGCACCCGGCGGGCTCGCGCGAGGTGTTGTTCCGCCGGTTGGCGGCGGCGGTCGCGCCGGGCGGCACGCTGCTCGTCGTCGGCCATCACCCGTCCGACTCCCACTCCGCCGCGCGAGCATCGGGCCCGCAGGTGCACTTCACTGCCGAGGAGATCGCGGCCGACCTCGATCCGCAGCGGTGGGAGATCGTCGTCGCCGAGACCAGAACCCGCTCGGTCGCCGAGCACGCTGATCACGCCGAGCACGCCGGTAATCACGGTCACGACGCCCACGCCGATCACGAGGGCCGCGGGGCCGTCCTGCGGGACACCGTCCTGCGTGCTCGCAAGCGCGCGTGA
- a CDS encoding NAD(P)/FAD-dependent oxidoreductase has product MTEQLSSDYDVVVIGGGAAGLNAALMLARARRSVVVIDAGAPRNAPAAGVHGLLALDGTSPAELLERGRAEVRGYGGEVVSGEVATASRDRSGFAVRLADDRTVRARRLLVTTGLVDELPDIPGLRDRWGEDVLHCPYCHGWEFRDRAIGVLATGPMSVHQALLFRQWSADVVFFAHTTAPPTGEEAEKLAARGVSVVDREVAAVETAEQRLTGVRLADGTTVAREALVVSPRMTVRAGFLAELGLHPVEHPAGVGEHIPCDEAGRTEVSGVWVAGNVTELSAQVGNAAAAGAATATRINAELVTEETDRAVAARRSPFSPENEARNCELVLGERRHGL; this is encoded by the coding sequence ATGACCGAGCAACTGAGCAGCGACTACGACGTGGTGGTGATCGGCGGCGGGGCCGCCGGGTTGAACGCGGCGTTGATGCTGGCCCGGGCGCGGCGCTCGGTGGTGGTGATCGACGCGGGCGCTCCGCGCAACGCCCCGGCCGCGGGCGTGCACGGCCTGCTGGCGCTCGACGGGACGTCTCCGGCCGAGCTGCTGGAACGCGGCCGGGCGGAGGTGCGTGGTTACGGCGGTGAGGTGGTCTCCGGCGAGGTCGCCACCGCTTCTCGGGACCGGTCCGGCTTCGCGGTGCGATTGGCCGACGACCGGACGGTTCGCGCGCGTCGACTGCTGGTGACGACCGGGCTGGTCGACGAGCTGCCGGACATCCCCGGGCTGCGGGACCGGTGGGGGGAAGACGTGCTGCACTGCCCGTACTGCCACGGCTGGGAGTTCCGGGACCGGGCGATCGGGGTGCTGGCCACCGGTCCGATGTCGGTGCACCAGGCGCTGCTGTTCCGCCAGTGGAGCGCCGACGTCGTGTTCTTCGCCCACACCACGGCGCCGCCGACCGGTGAGGAGGCGGAGAAGCTGGCCGCCCGCGGCGTCAGCGTCGTCGATCGCGAGGTGGCGGCCGTGGAAACCGCCGAGCAGCGCCTCACCGGCGTGCGGTTGGCCGACGGAACGACGGTCGCCCGCGAAGCGCTGGTGGTCTCGCCGCGGATGACAGTGCGTGCCGGTTTCCTGGCCGAGCTCGGGCTGCACCCCGTCGAGCACCCGGCGGGAGTCGGGGAGCACATCCCCTGCGACGAGGCAGGACGTACCGAGGTGTCCGGGGTGTGGGTCGCGGGCAACGTCACCGAGTTGTCCGCCCAGGTCGGCAACGCCGCTGCGGCGGGGGCAGCCACGGCGACCCGGATCAACGCCGAGCTGGTCACCGAGGAGACCGATCGGGCGGTCGCGGCCCGCAGATCGCCGTTCTCGCCCGAGAACGAGGCCCGCAACTGCGAACTTGTACTGGGAGAGCGCCGTCACGGACTGTGA
- a CDS encoding helix-turn-helix domain-containing protein: MDDDLDQTLDAVGPRLRALRKQRETTLTELSAATGISTSTLSRLESGDRRPTLEQLFPLAKAHGVTLDELVDAPPTGDPRIHPRPITRGGMTMLPLTRRAGGIQAYKIVLPAGRHRQEPDPRTHEGYEWLYVLNGRLRLVLGEHDMELTPGEAAEFDTHVPHWFGPADAEPVEFLSLFGKQGERAHLRATPKKNTSE; encoded by the coding sequence ATGGACGACGACCTCGACCAAACGCTCGACGCGGTCGGCCCCCGCCTGCGCGCGCTGCGCAAGCAGCGCGAAACCACGCTGACCGAGCTGTCCGCGGCGACCGGCATCTCGACGAGCACTCTCTCCCGCCTGGAATCCGGCGACCGCAGGCCCACCCTCGAACAGCTCTTCCCCCTGGCCAAGGCCCACGGAGTCACCCTCGACGAACTCGTCGACGCCCCGCCCACCGGCGACCCGCGCATCCACCCGCGGCCGATCACCCGCGGCGGGATGACCATGCTGCCGCTGACCCGCCGCGCGGGCGGCATCCAGGCCTACAAGATCGTGCTCCCGGCCGGCCGTCACCGGCAGGAACCCGATCCGCGCACCCACGAGGGCTACGAGTGGCTCTACGTCCTCAACGGACGGCTGCGGCTCGTCCTCGGTGAACACGACATGGAACTCACCCCCGGCGAGGCCGCCGAGTTCGACACCCACGTCCCGCACTGGTTCGGCCCCGCCGACGCCGAACCCGTCGAATTCCTCAGCCTGTTCGGCAAACAGGGTGAACGCGCCCACCTGCGCGCCACCCCGAAGAAGAACACGTCCGAGTGA
- a CDS encoding type I restriction endonuclease yields MGIAERTQELALKVRNQKVDIETEEATKNAFVMPFISNVLGYDVFNPAEVIPEYTADVGAKKGEKIDYALVQDGKVQVLIETKKVADPLRVEHASQLFRYFATVQARIAILTNGEVYEFYTDLEAPNRMDSQPFLVLDLAAIDDSLLPEVAKLARESFDLNSVISTAEELKYVGQIKRILAAEFKEPSDKLVRFLASQVYSGKSVTQRVREQFAPLVAKATSQFLTERVNDRLKTALGDSDISNAAETASATTSASEDGERTAGTGADASAARSNKDGIETTEEEVEGLRIVRAIVCSEVTIDRVSGRDSKTYFAVLLDDNNRKTIARLWFNRSQKYLGVFDENKVETRMPIASLEDIYRHADQLRTTAIRHAAKSS; encoded by the coding sequence ATGGGGATCGCGGAGCGAACGCAGGAGCTGGCCCTCAAGGTCCGCAACCAGAAGGTCGACATCGAAACGGAGGAGGCCACCAAGAACGCCTTCGTGATGCCCTTCATCAGCAACGTGCTCGGCTACGACGTGTTCAACCCGGCCGAGGTGATCCCCGAATACACCGCCGACGTCGGCGCCAAGAAGGGCGAGAAGATCGATTACGCCCTGGTGCAGGACGGAAAGGTACAGGTCCTGATCGAGACCAAGAAGGTCGCCGATCCGCTTCGCGTCGAACACGCCTCCCAGCTGTTCCGCTACTTCGCGACCGTCCAGGCTCGGATAGCGATCCTGACCAACGGCGAGGTGTACGAGTTCTACACCGACCTCGAGGCGCCCAACCGGATGGATTCCCAGCCCTTCCTGGTCCTCGACCTCGCCGCCATCGATGACAGTCTCCTTCCCGAAGTGGCGAAATTGGCCAGGGAGTCCTTCGACCTGAACTCGGTGATCAGCACTGCCGAAGAGCTGAAATACGTCGGGCAGATCAAGCGCATCCTGGCCGCCGAGTTCAAGGAGCCCTCCGACAAGCTGGTCCGGTTCCTCGCTTCCCAGGTCTACTCCGGAAAGTCCGTCACCCAGCGCGTCCGAGAGCAGTTCGCTCCCCTGGTTGCCAAGGCCACCAGCCAGTTCCTCACCGAGCGGGTCAACGACAGGCTCAAGACCGCGCTCGGCGACTCCGACATCAGCAATGCCGCTGAAACGGCTTCCGCCACGACGTCCGCGTCCGAGGACGGTGAACGGACGGCGGGCACCGGAGCGGACGCGAGTGCAGCTCGAAGCAACAAGGACGGAATCGAGACCACCGAGGAGGAAGTGGAGGGGTTGCGGATCGTCCGCGCCATCGTCTGCAGCGAGGTGACCATCGATCGAGTTTCCGGCCGGGACAGCAAAACCTACTTCGCGGTCCTGCTCGACGACAACAACCGCAAGACGATCGCGCGCCTGTGGTTCAACCGTTCGCAGAAGTATCTCGGCGTATTCGACGAGAACAAGGTCGAAACCCGCATGCCGATCGCCTCCCTCGAGGATATCTACCGCCACGCGGATCAACTACGCACGACCGCCATCCGCCACGCAGCGAAATCCTCCTGA
- a CDS encoding glutathione S-transferase family protein, translating into MSDASEGARSTAGSARPEHSQGGVYVARDKEYVRDTRYIDTRVTADGRDGFPVEPGRYRLIAARACPWANRAVIVRRLLGLENVISLGLAGPTHDSRSWTFDLDPDGRDPVLGFERLREAYFRRDPNYSRGITVPALVDTTTGAVATNDFAQITVDLSTQWREYHRAGAPDLLPAEHSDEIAEVNRYVFTEVNNGVYRCGFAGSQSAYDEAYQRLWAALDWLEDRLRDRRYLVGDSITEADVRLFTTLVRFDAVYHGHFKCNRHKLTEMPVLWAYARDLFQTPGFGDTVDFEQIKQHYYIVHSDINPTGIVADGPDLSGWTTPHGRESLGGSPFGSGTPPGPVREDERVDPAHTPLS; encoded by the coding sequence GTGAGCGATGCCTCCGAGGGCGCGCGAAGCACCGCAGGGTCCGCGCGGCCCGAACACAGCCAGGGCGGAGTCTACGTGGCGCGGGACAAGGAGTACGTCCGCGACACCCGCTACATCGACACCCGCGTCACCGCCGACGGACGCGACGGTTTTCCCGTCGAGCCGGGCCGGTACCGGTTGATCGCCGCCCGCGCCTGCCCGTGGGCGAACCGGGCGGTCATCGTGCGCAGGCTGCTGGGACTGGAGAACGTGATCTCGCTGGGGCTGGCCGGGCCCACGCACGACTCCCGCTCGTGGACGTTCGACCTCGATCCGGACGGGCGCGACCCGGTGCTGGGGTTCGAAAGGCTGCGGGAGGCGTACTTCCGGCGTGATCCGAACTACTCGCGGGGGATCACGGTCCCGGCGCTCGTGGACACGACCACGGGAGCGGTGGCCACCAACGACTTCGCCCAGATCACGGTCGACCTGTCGACGCAGTGGCGCGAGTACCACCGCGCGGGCGCTCCCGATCTGCTGCCCGCCGAGCACAGCGACGAGATCGCCGAGGTCAACCGGTACGTGTTCACCGAGGTGAACAACGGTGTGTACCGCTGCGGCTTCGCGGGCAGCCAGTCCGCCTACGACGAGGCCTACCAGCGCCTGTGGGCCGCGCTCGACTGGTTGGAGGACCGGCTGCGGGACCGGCGCTACCTCGTCGGTGACTCGATCACCGAGGCCGACGTGCGGCTGTTCACCACCCTGGTGCGTTTCGACGCCGTTTACCACGGGCACTTCAAGTGCAACCGGCACAAGCTCACCGAGATGCCCGTGCTGTGGGCCTACGCGCGGGACCTGTTCCAAACTCCCGGCTTCGGCGACACGGTGGACTTCGAGCAGATCAAGCAGCACTACTACATCGTCCACAGCGACATCAATCCCACCGGCATCGTCGCCGACGGCCCGGACCTGTCCGGGTGGACGACTCCCCACGGGCGTGAGTCCCTCGGCGGGAGCCCGTTCGGCAGCGGCACCCCGCCCGGTCCCGTCCGGGAGGACGAGCGGGTGGATCCGGCCCACACCCCGCTGTCCTGA
- a CDS encoding DUF427 domain-containing protein → MSEHSREEIHVETSGKRLRAVLGGRVVADTRQPVLVWEHPYYPTYYVPAADVRAELKDTGEARHSQRLGEGTIHDVVTDSNSAPSAAINYRDCPLTQLRDLIRIDWNSMDEWFEEDEPVYVHPRDPYKRVDVLASSRHVEVRLDGTTVADSNQPRILFETGLPPRYYLPLTDVRMDLLRASDHVTRCPYKGTATYWNVVTDQAEHTNVVWIYRTPLPESQRIAGLVCFYDERVDVHLDGEHQQRSDTPFG, encoded by the coding sequence ATGAGCGAGCACAGCCGCGAGGAGATCCACGTCGAGACGTCCGGCAAACGCCTGCGAGCCGTGCTCGGGGGGCGCGTCGTGGCCGACACCCGACAGCCGGTCCTCGTCTGGGAACACCCCTACTACCCCACCTACTACGTTCCGGCGGCCGACGTGCGCGCCGAGCTGAAGGACACCGGCGAGGCGCGGCACTCGCAGCGGCTGGGCGAAGGCACGATCCACGACGTGGTCACGGACTCGAACAGCGCCCCAAGCGCCGCGATCAACTACCGGGACTGCCCGCTGACGCAGCTGCGCGACCTCATCCGGATCGACTGGAACTCGATGGACGAGTGGTTCGAGGAGGACGAACCCGTCTACGTCCACCCGCGCGACCCGTACAAGCGGGTCGATGTTCTGGCGAGCTCACGGCACGTGGAGGTGCGGCTCGACGGAACGACCGTGGCCGACTCGAACCAACCGCGGATCCTGTTCGAAACCGGACTGCCGCCCCGCTACTACCTCCCGCTGACCGACGTGCGGATGGATCTGCTGCGCGCCAGCGACCACGTGACCCGCTGCCCGTACAAGGGAACCGCGACCTACTGGAACGTGGTCACCGACCAGGCCGAGCACACCAACGTGGTCTGGATCTACCGCACACCGCTGCCGGAGAGCCAACGGATCGCCGGGCTGGTCTGCTTCTACGACGAACGTGTGGACGTCCACCTCGACGGCGAGCACCAGCAACGATCCGACACCCCGTTCGGTTGA
- a CDS encoding response regulator transcription factor, giving the protein MSQIPVEILLVDERNLPCRGLRDIIDKYPSISLAVEVRNYRDAIRACLVDTPDVVIVDAATVNIDGVEAVCEIRKFFESPPPVLCLVNEYDEAAREIVKAGASGLLYMYSSPEEFEAAVLMLGAGYSISLNSPYIEQRYSWGAHKEEVDGSGELSSREFEVLGLIARGRTNAEIAGMLDLCESTVKSHVQRLLRKTDKKSRAELAVLAYEKYMTPRALDETA; this is encoded by the coding sequence TTGAGTCAGATACCAGTTGAAATATTGCTGGTGGACGAACGAAACCTACCTTGCCGAGGGCTTCGTGACATTATCGACAAATATCCGTCGATCAGTCTCGCCGTTGAAGTGAGGAATTATCGGGACGCGATCCGCGCGTGTCTGGTGGACACGCCGGACGTGGTGATCGTCGACGCGGCCACGGTGAACATCGACGGGGTCGAAGCGGTCTGCGAGATCCGCAAGTTTTTCGAAAGTCCCCCGCCTGTCCTGTGCCTGGTCAACGAGTACGACGAGGCAGCACGCGAGATCGTCAAGGCCGGTGCCTCGGGGCTGCTCTACATGTACTCGAGTCCGGAGGAATTCGAGGCGGCGGTGCTCATGCTGGGAGCGGGGTACTCGATCAGCCTGAATTCTCCGTACATTGAGCAGCGTTATTCTTGGGGGGCGCACAAGGAGGAGGTCGATGGGAGTGGTGAACTCTCCTCTCGTGAATTCGAGGTGCTGGGGTTGATCGCCCGAGGTCGAACCAACGCCGAGATAGCCGGTATGCTGGATCTCTGTGAGAGCACGGTCAAATCGCATGTCCAGCGTCTTCTCCGAAAAACGGACAAAAAGAGCCGTGCGGAACTGGCGGTGCTCGCTTACGAGAAGTACATGACTCCCAGAGCTCTCGATGAGACGGCATGA